Below is a genomic region from Methanococcus vannielii SB.
AAATTAGAATTAATTATTAAAAATTTATAACTGTTTTTTTAAAAATCAAATAACAAGTTATATAAAAAATGATTCAACGAATTAATATACTCCTTATAAAAAATAAAAGGGATTTAAAAATGGATGTTATGCAGTTTGTTCCAGATATTGGAACTGGATTTATAACCGGATTTATTGTTGGATGGGGAATTAAAGTCGCAATGAAGGTTGTTATTGCTTTGATTGGCCTTTATGTGTTCAGTTTAATTTATTTAAGTAATTTAGGCGTAATTTCGATAAATACTGATGCACTTTTCGGACTTGTTGGAAACGTTGAAAGTGCCGTTGTTTCATATGGGAGTCAGGCCGCAGGATTAATTCACTCCGTATCTCTTGGAGGCGGTTTTGCAGCAGGTGCAGCAGTTGGATTAAAAAAAGGATAATATAAAATTTAAATTTTTAAAATTATTCTACTTTAAAACGTGAAAAATATGGATATACGACTTAGGGATTTTGTAAAGACTAGAGAAGGATACTTTGCAGTAAATACGTACCAACACCCCAAAGACAAGATAATATCTTTTTTAAGGTACATAAATATTGATGAAATTGGGATGCATATTTTAAAAGACTATAATCTTGATGAAAACGATATTAGGTCGCTTGAAGGGCATAACTATATAAAAATTGCAGAAAGTAAAACTGCTTATGATATTTTAAAAGAATATTACCCCGAATACCTGTTTTATGATGATGTAAACGATGTACTGCTTCATGCAATTCCTAAAAATAGGATTGAATCAATATTAAGTCCAAATGCTCGGTTAAAAAATGTGCTTGAAACACAGAATACTAACGCCGAAAAAAAATGTGCAAAACTAGCAGAAATATTAAACAATTACGGGCTAAAATATGAAAATATGGGCGTTTCTGGTTCAACAGTATTAAAATTAAATAATAAATTATCAGACATTGATTTTGTAGTCTATGGAATGAAAAACCATAAATTCGCACGAGAAATATTAAATATGGCTTTCCAAGATAATGTTTTAAAACCTCTTTCAGATGAATTTTGGAAGAAAGCGTTTTTAAAAAGGATAAAAGATAAAACAATCGGTTACGATGAATTTGTATGGCATGAAAAGAGGAAATTAAATAGGGGAGTTATTGACGGCGTAATGTTTGATTTACTTGCTACAAGAGATTGGAATGAAATAAACGAATCTTACGGGGAAAAGAGATATAAAAACCTTGGTTTTATCCAAATTAAAGCAAAAGTAGCCGATGATTCATTTATTTTTGATAATCCTGCACTTTATACATTAGAAGATGTTGAAATTCTAAATAATGAAAATAATATAAATGTAACTGCTGATGAAATAAAAGAAGTCGTCTCTTTCACACACACCTATGCTGGTTCAGCATATTTTGGTGAAGAAATAGTCGTTAGGGGAAAATTAGAAGAAGTTTACGGGAAAAAATGCTATAAACGAGTTGTTGTTGGAACTACCAGAGAAGCGTTTAATGAATATGTAAGATTAAAAAGTAATTTTTAAATTATTTGAAAAATATTAATCTATTTTTTCAATTAATGCTTTTATATCCGCAGGCTTTGTAAAATAAAGCGATGAAGTAACTATAACGTCAACACCTGTTTTTGCATATTCTTCAATATTTTCAATATTAATTCCACCTGCACAAGCCACAGTTATTTTCTGGTTTACTGATTTAGCATCTTTAATAAAGTTTTCTACCTCTTTTGGACTTAATTTATCAAGTTGAATAAAATCAAAACCCATTTTAACATATTTCAACCCAATTTCATGATTATCTGTTTCTATTCCTATTTTCTTTTCAAGAACTTTTGATTTCATTATTTCCAAAGTGTTTTGGAGTTCTGAATCATCTTTTAAAAATATAAGGTGTTCATTAAAAATCAGAACTGTCTCTGATAGCCCCATCCTATGAGGATAAGCACCTCCTGAAATTACTGCCTTTATTGAGAGTTTTTTAGTTCCAGCAGCGCTTTTTCTAGTTGTTACTATATTTACATGATTGTTGTACTTTTTTGAAATATCTACAAATTCCTTTGTTTTTGTAGCAATTCCAGAATATCCCTCAAGTAATCTTAAAACACTTTTCCATGCGAGGTGGATTTTATCCGCTCTTCCAAATGCTTCAAAAAATACCTGGCCTTTTTTTACAAAGGTTCCCGAACTTAAATAATTTTTTACAGTTAGTCCTATAGTAGTACAGATTCTTGCGGATTCCTCAGTACAACATATTACCATGTCATGTCTTGCAATGTATGAAATTTTTGCATTAAATCTACTTAAGTCCATTAATTGTGAAGTTAAATCTAATGGATTTACGTCTTCTTCAATTATTTTTTCTAATTCAGAATCAGCTATATAAAATGACATTTTAACCCTCAAATTATTATAATTTATTAATCTAAATATTTATTTTAACATATATTATTTGCCATTTAAATTTCAAATAATGGCATTTTTTATAGGTTACATAAATTAGTGTTACTATCAAAAGATTTAATGGTGGTAATATTATAAAAATTCCTAATTATGGGGCAATAACTGCTAAAAACGTTGTTTTTGATTTAAATGGAACTCTTGCCGTTGATGGAAAAGTAAGTAGTGATGTAAAAATATTGTTAAAAGAACTTGGAAATACATATAATATCATAGTAGTAACTGCAGACACTTATGGCACACTTAAATTAGAATTTGATGGCTTAAATATAACAATAGAAAAAATTAAAGACGAAATTGAAAAAGTAAATGCTGCAAAAAAATATTATCCATATATTGGGATTGGAAACGGAAATAATGACTGTTCAATGCTTTTAGAAAGTGAACTTGGAATTTTAATTATTGGAAAAGAAGGTGCCGCAATAAAAGCCCTTTTAAATTCAGACCTCGTTGTAACAGACATTAAAGATGCCATTAATTTATTATTAAATGAAAAAAGGCTTATTGCAACGCTAAGAAAGTAAATTCAATTATTAAAACGTCAATTATAGGATAATTCTTAACTGAAATTCATTCGAAAAAGTACTTCATTAATTTTAGCAATATTTTCTTTAGTATTTGGAATTACAGTGATTTCTTTTTCTGGAAGAACTATTGATGCCCTAAATCCATTTTTTCGTGCAATTTCCGTTGCTAACTTATTTACTACATAAAGATTATCAAATAATTCTTTTGAAATCATTGCTTCAGGACTACAATATTGAAGAGAACATCCCTCTCTCCAGTATCCTATTTTATTTCCCGCCTCATTTACCCGATTTATTTCAAGATTATAGTATTTTTGAAGGTTAAATATATCAAAATGACCTACACGGATTAAAGGCCTAAAAAAGTGAATTTTATATCTTTTTGGAACCTTTGTAAGTTCCATTTGGGAATATAATTCTTGTTCACTTTTTCTTTTTATATTCTTATTATTTTCACGAATGTGTTCAAAAATCGGCCCTGCAATCTTTTCTAGGGCAGTTTCACCAGTCATTATTATTTTTGCATTTTCTTCTTTTGCAATCTCAACCATTCGAGCCTTCATTATCGTTTTACATATTCGGCATATGCTCTTTCCTTTTGCACCTTGTGTCTTTTTCAATAATTCTTCCGTAATATCAGGAAATATTATTTTTACATTAAAACGGTCTGCCAATTTTTTTGCTTCATCTGTTGAAATATTCCACGACCAATCGTGTAAAAAGTGAACGCATAAGTGTACATTAAGTCCAAGACTTTTTGCAATTGCAAGTGATACTGCACTATCTTTTCCGCCACTTAACATTACAACTATTTTTTCATTATTTAATCCAGAATTTTGAAAATTTTCCATTATTTCTTCTTTTAATTGATTTAAATTTTTTAAATTCCTGTTATTTTGAGTCCAAGGCCTAAATTCAAGATTATCTTCCATAAAAATCACTAAAACAATTATTTATAGTAAATTAGGTATTTTAGGTAAATTAAGTTAAATATGTTAGTAAAATAAACAGTTAAGATTTAAAATCTATGTTTTCTACCCCACTATACGCCGTAAACCGATCAATCCTTGCAAATCCAAGTAATACAACATTATTTTCCTTTGCCAAAATAACACCTTTATCTGTTGAAGGGGATTTTGTAATAACTACCGGGATTTTTGAATTTACTGCCTTTTTTACCATTGCGGTAGGCTGTCTTCCACTTGAAGCTAGAATTACATTTTGTAAATCAATATTGTTTAAAATTGCATGACCTACAACCCTATCAACTGCGTTATGTCGACCAATATCTTCAAAATAAACTATTTTATTTCCCGAAAAATCAAAAAGTGCTGCCCAGTGGACTCCCCCCGTTACTTTCCAAGTATCAGACATGTTTGGCATTTTTTCCATTATCCTTTCAATCGTGCTTAAATTAACCGTAACATGTTTAGGTTTTCTATCACCCGAATTAGAATTTATATTTGGTAAATCTTTTGATTCTATAAAAATATCTTTACCAATTATGGAAGCCTTTAAAAACTGTTCTGGCGTTAAATGCCCCTCAGTTATTAAATAGCCAATTCCAAGTTCAATAATATTTTCTGGAGATACTGTCATACTATCTATTTTTTTATTATTTAGATATAAGTCATAAAAGTCTTCAATGACAATTTCATCGATTTTTTCAAGTATTCCTTTATCTTTACTCCATGTATGTACATTAATTTTTGTGGTCATGTTCATAAAAATCACCTGAAATAAATTAAAATTAAATAATTAGATAATTAAATATGTAAAATATAATATGTAAAATAATATATGTGTACTTTTAGTCCAATATCACCAAATATACAAATTATATATACAAATATATAGTTAACGATTGTTATATTTTTAAATGCATTATTCGTGAGGCACTGAGAAAATATGAATTTTGAACGATACAAAAGACAGATTATAATGGATAATTTTGGAATAAATTCCCAAGAAAAACTTTATAACTCAAAAGTAACTGTTATTGGAGTAGGCGGGCTTGGAACAGTGGTTTCCCAGTATTTGGTAGCCGCAGGAATTGGAAATTTGGGCTTAATTGATTATCAAGAGGTCGAAATTTCAAATTTAAATAGGCAAATACTCCATTTTGAAAAAAATATTGGAAATTTAAAAGTAGTTTCTGCAAAAGAAAAGTTAGAAAGCCTAAATTCTGAAGTAAATATTAAAATATACCCTGAAAAATTAAAAGAAAGCCATATCAAGGATTCTGATATAGTTATAGACTGTCTTGACAACTTTAAAGCAAGATATTTTTTAAATGAACTTTCGATTAAATACGACATTCCACTTGTTCATGGTGCAATTGAAGGGCTTCGTGGGCAGGTTACAACATTAGTTCCCAAAGAAACCCCTTGTATTGAATGTATTTTCAAATTGGACGATGAAAATAAAACTTTTCCGGTTTTAGGAGTTACTCCTGGAATAATAGGTTCTATTCAAGCCAGTGAAGCGATAAAACTAATAACTGGTATTGGAAAACCTTTAAAAAATAAACTACTTTCAATTGATATCGAAAATAATGACTATTTTACATTCAACTTGAAAAAAAACGAAAACTGTAAAGCTTGTGGTGATTTAAATGATTAGGGTATCTAATGAAGATTTTAATATTGATATTGAAACTAAGGCACTTTTAGAAAAATACCCGAATATAGGCGGAATTGTAAATTTTGTAGGGGTTGTAAGAAATGTCGGGTACGATAAAGGCATTGAAAAAAATGCTGAGTATTTAGAATTTGAATGCTATGATAAAATGGCAGAAAAAAAACTTGAAGAATTAAAAAATAAAGCTATTGAGCAGTTTGGAATAATTGATGCAACACTAATACACAGGATTGGAAAACTAAGTGTTGGGGAAAATATAGTATTGATTATTGTTTGTGCAAAACATAGAAAAGAAGCATTTTTAGCTTGTGAATACTTAATAAATAATCTAAAAAAGGAAGTACCAATATGGAAAAAGGAATTTTCAAAAGACGGCTCTTACTGGGTTGAACAACACTAAAATGCTTTAATCCATTTTTGTTTAAAAAGGGGTAATATGGAACTATTTTCAGAAAAAATCTCGATTAAGGAAACAAACGTACTTTTAAAAGTAGATAATCCAAAATTATTCAAAATTGCTAAAAAAAAGATTATAGATGAGCGGTTAAACCTTGAAAAGTACATATCTAAAAATCCGGTATTTTTAACAACATATTCTCCTTTTAAAATTTCTAATGACGCACCAGAAATTGTGAAATTAATGGCAAATTCCAGCGAAAATGCAAACGTTGGACCAATGGCGGCTGTTGCAGGGACATTTAGTGAGTTAGTTATTCATAGTTTACTTGAAAATAATTCAAAATCAGCAATTTGCGAAAATGGAGGAGATATTGCACTTTCATCAGATTTTGACATTATAGTTGGACTTTATGCTGGAAATTCACCAATTTCAGGAAATTTGGGCTTCAAATTAAAAAAAGAAAAAATTAAAAATGGATATGGTGTTTGCACTTCATCAGGAACCGTTGGTCATTCCGTTAGCTTTGGAAATGCAGATTCTGTTACGGTTTTTGCAAAGTCTGCAAGTATTGCAGATGCTGCTGCAACATCTATTGGAAATTTTGCGGTTGGAAGCCCTGATGAAGCAATAAATAAATGTCTTGAACAGGCTGAAAATATTTTAAAAATAGATGGTGTGTTTGTTACATTCCAAGAGTACGCTGGAAAGGTTGGAAAAATTCCGACACTTATTAGAACTGAAAAAAAAGAGGCTTTTGGAAATGTTTTTGAGATGGTTTGATAATATATTATGATAATTATTGCGTTTAGGTGAAAGCTATGAAAAAGTTTCTAAAAGGTTTATTCATAGTGTTCGTATTTTTAACGTGTGTCATAATGTCAGGTTGTGCTGAATTTACCGACCCCGCAAACGAAAAAGTACAGGTAGCAGTATTAAGTGAGGAATACGATAAAAGCAGTGGAAAGTATGAAACAAACCCGCAACAAGTAATTACTCCGTCTGGTGAAAGTAGTAGGTGAGTTTTATAATTTAAATTTGTCTAATTTATGAACCATATAATAGTAAAAGGCGATTTTTTGAATGAACGTAAACTAAATAAAGATTTTTTGGAAATTTATGAAATGTCTATTTCTGGAAAAATAAAAAAAGAGGATGCCCTTGAAATTTTAAAGTTAGATGTTTATGATTTACTGCATATTTCATATCACTTAAAAAAAGCGTTTAATAAAGAAAAAATAGAAACCTGCTCGATTATAAATGCAAAATCGGGATTTTGTAGTGAAAACTGTAATTTCTGCTCCCAATCAATCCATAATAATTCTAAAATCAATATTTACGGCTTAAAATCTAAAGAAGAAATATTAAAAAGTGCTAAATCCATTGAAAACTATTCAAACCGTTTTTCGATAGTTTCGAGTGGGAAAAAAATTTCTGAAAAAGAATTTGAAGATATATTGGAGATAATTGACGAAATAAAAAATAAAACTAAACTAAAAGTTTGCGTATCGCTTGGACTATTGAATAAATCCCAATTAAAAGCACTAATGAAAAAAAATATTAGAATCCACAATAATCTTGAAACTTCGAAAAACTATTTTAAAAATATCTGTACAACTCATGAATACGAGGACAAAGTAGACGTTATAAAAAATGGAAAAAAATTAGGGCTTCAAATATGTAGTGGAGGAATTTTTGGACTTGGTGAAGATATTATAGACCGCATAGATTTACTTTACGAGTTAAAAGAATTAAACGTCGATAGTATTTCGTTAAATCTCTTGAATCCAATAGAGGGAACTAAAATGCGTGAAAAAATTAATAGTAAAGAAATAAAAAGTATTGAACCAATAGATGCCCTGAAATCTATTTGTATTTCACGGATAATAATGCCAGAACGAGTAATTAGACTTTGCGGTGGAAGAGAATACGTTTTAAAAGATTTACAAAGTCTATCTCTTCTTGCAGTCGATGGATTAATGATTGGAAATTACCTGACAACATCTGGAAGAAATATTCAATCAGACTTGAGAATGATTGAGGACATGGGTTTTAAAAAGGGATAATATGGACGATACATTAAATTTAACTAAAAAGTATGAAGATTTAAAAAATTTTTTTAAAGGTAAAAATGTAGTTGTCGCATATTCTGGAGGTGTTGATAGTACTTTAATTTCAAAAATATCTTCAGAAATTACAGATACTATTGCTGTAACTATTGATAACAGCTTTTTTTCGAAAGAAACAATTAAAAAAGCAGAAACTCGTGCAAAATTATTTAAAATTCCCCAAAAAACGGTGAAAATTAATTATTTAACTGAAAACGTTTCAAAAGATATAAAAAACAGGTGTTACAATTGTAAGGCGAAAATTGCAGAAGAATTGCTTAAAATAAAAAATGAACTAAACTATGACATTATTGTTGATGGAACGATTTATGACGACATTTTTGAAGATAGGCCTGGAATTAAGGCATTTAAAGAAAAAGGCATAATTTCCCCACTTTTGGAATTAAAATTTACAAAAAAAGAGGTATTATTCCTTTCAGAATATTTAAATTTAGAAATACCCTTAAAAGACACGTGTATGGCAACTAGAATACTATCTCAGCCCATATCGCTTGAAAAAATGAATAGATC
It encodes:
- a CDS encoding FUN14 domain-containing protein → MDVMQFVPDIGTGFITGFIVGWGIKVAMKVVIALIGLYVFSLIYLSNLGVISINTDALFGLVGNVESAVVSYGSQAAGLIHSVSLGGGFAAGAAVGLKKG
- a CDS encoding nucleotidyltransferase domain-containing protein, whose amino-acid sequence is MDIRLRDFVKTREGYFAVNTYQHPKDKIISFLRYINIDEIGMHILKDYNLDENDIRSLEGHNYIKIAESKTAYDILKEYYPEYLFYDDVNDVLLHAIPKNRIESILSPNARLKNVLETQNTNAEKKCAKLAEILNNYGLKYENMGVSGSTVLKLNNKLSDIDFVVYGMKNHKFAREILNMAFQDNVLKPLSDEFWKKAFLKRIKDKTIGYDEFVWHEKRKLNRGVIDGVMFDLLATRDWNEINESYGEKRYKNLGFIQIKAKVADDSFIFDNPALYTLEDVEILNNENNINVTADEIKEVVSFTHTYAGSAYFGEEIVVRGKLEEVYGKKCYKRVVVGTTREAFNEYVRLKSNF
- the modD gene encoding ModD protein, which translates into the protein MSFYIADSELEKIIEEDVNPLDLTSQLMDLSRFNAKISYIARHDMVICCTEESARICTTIGLTVKNYLSSGTFVKKGQVFFEAFGRADKIHLAWKSVLRLLEGYSGIATKTKEFVDISKKYNNHVNIVTTRKSAAGTKKLSIKAVISGGAYPHRMGLSETVLIFNEHLIFLKDDSELQNTLEIMKSKVLEKKIGIETDNHEIGLKYVKMGFDFIQLDKLSPKEVENFIKDAKSVNQKITVACAGGINIENIEEYAKTGVDVIVTSSLYFTKPADIKALIEKID
- a CDS encoding HAD family hydrolase codes for the protein MKIPNYGAITAKNVVFDLNGTLAVDGKVSSDVKILLKELGNTYNIIVVTADTYGTLKLEFDGLNITIEKIKDEIEKVNAAKKYYPYIGIGNGNNDCSMLLESELGILIIGKEGAAIKALLNSDLVVTDIKDAINLLLNEKRLIATLRK
- a CDS encoding phosphoadenosine phosphosulfate reductase domain-containing protein, giving the protein MEDNLEFRPWTQNNRNLKNLNQLKEEIMENFQNSGLNNEKIVVMLSGGKDSAVSLAIAKSLGLNVHLCVHFLHDWSWNISTDEAKKLADRFNVKIIFPDITEELLKKTQGAKGKSICRICKTIMKARMVEIAKEENAKIIMTGETALEKIAGPIFEHIRENNKNIKRKSEQELYSQMELTKVPKRYKIHFFRPLIRVGHFDIFNLQKYYNLEINRVNEAGNKIGYWREGCSLQYCSPEAMISKELFDNLYVVNKLATEIARKNGFRASIVLPEKEITVIPNTKENIAKINEVLFRMNFS
- the fdhD gene encoding formate dehydrogenase accessory sulfurtransferase FdhD, giving the protein MNMTTKINVHTWSKDKGILEKIDEIVIEDFYDLYLNNKKIDSMTVSPENIIELGIGYLITEGHLTPEQFLKASIIGKDIFIESKDLPNINSNSGDRKPKHVTVNLSTIERIMEKMPNMSDTWKVTGGVHWAALFDFSGNKIVYFEDIGRHNAVDRVVGHAILNNIDLQNVILASSGRQPTAMVKKAVNSKIPVVITKSPSTDKGVILAKENNVVLLGFARIDRFTAYSGVENIDFKS
- a CDS encoding HesA/MoeB/ThiF family protein — its product is MNFERYKRQIIMDNFGINSQEKLYNSKVTVIGVGGLGTVVSQYLVAAGIGNLGLIDYQEVEISNLNRQILHFEKNIGNLKVVSAKEKLESLNSEVNIKIYPEKLKESHIKDSDIVIDCLDNFKARYFLNELSIKYDIPLVHGAIEGLRGQVTTLVPKETPCIECIFKLDDENKTFPVLGVTPGIIGSIQASEAIKLITGIGKPLKNKLLSIDIENNDYFTFNLKKNENCKACGDLND
- a CDS encoding molybdenum cofactor biosynthesis protein MoaE, with protein sequence MIRVSNEDFNIDIETKALLEKYPNIGGIVNFVGVVRNVGYDKGIEKNAEYLEFECYDKMAEKKLEELKNKAIEQFGIIDATLIHRIGKLSVGENIVLIIVCAKHRKEAFLACEYLINNLKKEVPIWKKEFSKDGSYWVEQH
- a CDS encoding UPF0280 family protein translates to MELFSEKISIKETNVLLKVDNPKLFKIAKKKIIDERLNLEKYISKNPVFLTTYSPFKISNDAPEIVKLMANSSENANVGPMAAVAGTFSELVIHSLLENNSKSAICENGGDIALSSDFDIIVGLYAGNSPISGNLGFKLKKEKIKNGYGVCTSSGTVGHSVSFGNADSVTVFAKSASIADAAATSIGNFAVGSPDEAINKCLEQAENILKIDGVFVTFQEYAGKVGKIPTLIRTEKKEAFGNVFEMV
- the bioB gene encoding biotin synthase BioB — its product is MNERKLNKDFLEIYEMSISGKIKKEDALEILKLDVYDLLHISYHLKKAFNKEKIETCSIINAKSGFCSENCNFCSQSIHNNSKINIYGLKSKEEILKSAKSIENYSNRFSIVSSGKKISEKEFEDILEIIDEIKNKTKLKVCVSLGLLNKSQLKALMKKNIRIHNNLETSKNYFKNICTTHEYEDKVDVIKNGKKLGLQICSGGIFGLGEDIIDRIDLLYELKELNVDSISLNLLNPIEGTKMREKINSKEIKSIEPIDALKSICISRIIMPERVIRLCGGREYVLKDLQSLSLLAVDGLMIGNYLTTSGRNIQSDLRMIEDMGFKKG
- the larE gene encoding ATP-dependent sacrificial sulfur transferase LarE, with the protein product MDDTLNLTKKYEDLKNFFKGKNVVVAYSGGVDSTLISKISSEITDTIAVTIDNSFFSKETIKKAETRAKLFKIPQKTVKINYLTENVSKDIKNRCYNCKAKIAEELLKIKNELNYDIIVDGTIYDDIFEDRPGIKAFKEKGIISPLLELKFTKKEVLFLSEYLNLEIPLKDTCMATRILSQPISLEKMNRSYVAEEFIKSKFHIKNYLRVRHFENIAIIEINKNESKILLEIENIDMINKELKKIGFKKVTFDFEFK